One Streptosporangium sp. NBC_01495 DNA window includes the following coding sequences:
- a CDS encoding GNAT family N-acetyltransferase gives MNAEPVRTARLTLEPLAVHHAAEMAEVLGDPALHAFIGGSPETPRQLRDRYARLVTAPPPGRDESWLNWVIRLDDPDGGSDRLVGYVQATVTRDRAVVAWVVGTPWQGRGIAGEAAVALVAWLREHGTAVIVATIHPDHAASSAVARRAGLSPTDGRVDGEVVWRSG, from the coding sequence ATGAACGCCGAACCCGTAAGGACCGCCCGGCTCACGTTGGAGCCGCTCGCGGTGCACCACGCGGCCGAGATGGCCGAGGTGCTCGGTGATCCGGCCCTGCACGCCTTCATCGGCGGTTCGCCCGAGACCCCCCGGCAGCTCCGCGACCGCTATGCCCGCCTGGTCACCGCCCCTCCTCCCGGCCGGGACGAGTCGTGGCTCAACTGGGTGATCCGTCTCGACGACCCGGACGGCGGCTCGGACCGGCTGGTCGGCTACGTCCAGGCGACCGTCACCCGTGACCGCGCAGTCGTGGCCTGGGTCGTGGGGACCCCATGGCAGGGCCGTGGCATCGCCGGGGAGGCGGCGGTCGCGCTCGTCGCCTGGCTCAGGGAGCACGGCACGGCCGTCATCGTCGCCACCATCCATCCCGACCACGCCGCCTCGTCGGCCGTGGCCCGTCGCGCGGGCCTGTCACCGACCGACGGCAGGGTGGACGGCGAGGTCGTCTGGAGATCCGGCTAG